From one Leishmania major strain Friedlin complete genome, chromosome 33 genomic stretch:
- a CDS encoding calpain protease-like protein, protein MPSSVPAEASMWMQNAVHLDTDHKYVEAEECYTKAIFLFRQALSDPNMVDTERQKLMNYMSDVAKRIQRLRALNRTSQSAHSPEPSVSPAGPLGRRASPRQASEHTSPRGSDATATAFGARNPRGKDGEKTPADVENDLKVLDAIQVNQTDPFQASNSSPSPSAASSMSGKRTLPVASPTPSPPSAPPCKPTCGSDGVPDGGKPGGSSAEPPALPTPPPPGSSQRLFGVASHFAPRTSEMVYKAIGIAIQLSQQGELKRAVDVLQHAYSRGSRERNNPGNFKEIGATLKLMRQKYYAKHPPRFLQDNPILPSEMELLRKSGITSTILLPLWDDVQEGYGAENIFMPCEGVWEDAFTPKLCQRQISSGAVLMHFSGYRQAGLDYTIVREADPLHIRQSVVGDCSLVCSLMICASYQKRFPNAKIISNVIYPQDRDGNPILNPKGKYCVKMLINGITRIVTVDDRLPVNPQSRRFLCTSSTDPSELWVSIMEKAFVKVCGGSYNFPGSVSYADLYKLSGWLPDSTAFDKPEFDREFQWRRLYQNFKAGALLFTVSTPVKMPAADEALGLAAGHAYAVLDMQEVGKERVMLLRNPWGKQEWSGRYGRRDTSEASVAVRAAFDLKREDEDMGVFCIAYDDVVRCFDTCSLSWNPYMLYRTPEGRPCRPVRIACHGAFDYTISTALSPQLHIGVVDAPKRTRMHLILSRHITDVSEFGRQYEKDDDTTPYLALKVYDVTDYPSVAQHLGGHCSLEMCYCRRLASNSDFKNSIEPLNDVIYRASSARTFSFDCPAGSSNLVVVVSRTASKARQPFNFTVTLHTELEQMRLPRLQGNYGSGAEDKNSLLASANANAGNPHGGVYMHMIPTSSLKFTTRLSGEWVKGKTCGGRTDAATYVFNPQYCLHLDQPSHVSMRLAVTGCEVPCSIQMIKPMSSNKYEESGGSGGTKRKMTDFDGRVGNGAKAGELVLESARYAFGGAVLDSALPFCVCYDRYRALGKLQWREAKKVLVTVTSSNRTPESFIVYDLGDTDTVAVLLLNAIKKGYAASPRDAHFTVSGKPITLETTIASLFQLASSLAGESLASGGDGATTAKSVTVALALDGKAASIESASSPPVRKLKEVMNDIVSDVLKCSSQFSSYVPRLTHLARQANSALDGASDADVRAYILELTAYLADYVKRCASAVRSAQTPQALLPLLPAGDYTVIPSLWEKGRPGSFELTVETSQPHKAWEIPKEGHNMQETLVRGALHPVAVCLSTSLMKPRAVLSMRDPFFENSKVQVLCPARSVFMSRLFVLVDMVDAEARGQPAKAPATNLSLFRVHNASSMELVCASDEYSHGGVSTPPVELEAKTRYLLVVSAKESVADKFLLRIYTSGSCTAQLAN, encoded by the coding sequence ATGCCGTCCTCCGTCCCTGCTGAGGCGTCCATGTGGATGCAGAACGCCGTTCACCTCGACACGGACCACAAATacgtggaggcggaggagtgCTACACGAAGGctatttttttgtttcgtcaGGCCCTCTCGGACCCGAACATGGTGGACACCGAACGACAGAAGCTCATGAACTACATGAGCGATGTAGCCAAGCGCATACAGCGGCTTCGCGCGCTGAACCGCACTTCCCAGAGTGCGCACTCGCCTGAGCCTAGTGTTTCTCCGGCCGGCCCGCTGGGACGCCGTGCGTCGCCTAGGCAGGCAAGCGAGCACACGTCTCCTCGTGgctccgacgccaccgcgacggccTTCGGCGCGCGGAACCCACGCGGTAAGGACGGCGAAAAGACGCCGGCAGACGTCGAAAACGACTTGAAGGTGCTTGACGCCATTCAAGTCAATCAAACCGATCCATTTCAGGCCAGCAACTCCAGCCCCAGCCCgtccgccgcgtcgtcgaTGTCGGGCAAGCGCACATTGCCGGTGGCTTCGCCGACCCCTTCACCCccgtctgcgccgccatGTAAGCCaacctgcggcagcgacggcgtgcCAGATGGTGGCAAGCCAggcggcagctccgcggAACCGCCAGCGTTGCCGactccgccaccacccggcTCTTCGCAGCGGCTGTTCGGCGTCGCGTCTCACTTTGCCCCTCGTACATCCGAGATGGTTTACAAGGCGATTGGGATCGCGATTCAGCTTAGCCAGCAAGGGGAGCTCAAGCGGGCGGTagatgtgctgcagcacgcctactcgcgaggcagccgtgaGCGCAACAACCCTGGCAATTTCAAGGAAATCGGCGCGACGCTGAAGCTAATGCGCCAGAAGTACTACGCAAAACACCCGCCTCGCTTTCTGCAGGACAACCCGATCCTGCCGAGTgagatggagctgctgcgcaagagcGGCATCACAAGCACGATCTTGCTTCCGCTCTGGGACGATGTGCAGGAGGGCTACGGAGCTGAGAATATCTTCATGCCCTGCGAGGGAGTTTGGGAGGATGCCTTCACACCAAAGCTGTGCCAGAGGCAAATCAGCTCCGGCGCCGTCCTCATGCACTTTTCTGGATACCGGCAGGCGGGGCTTGACTACACCATTGTGCGCGAGGCGGATCCACTGCACATTCGGCAGAGCGTCGTCGGCGACTGCTCACTCGTCTGCAGTCTCATGATCTGCGCCAGCTATCAGAAGCGCTTCCCGAACGCGAAGATCATCAGCAACGTCATCTACCCTCAAGACCGCGACGGCAACCCGATCTTGAACCCGAAGGGCAAGTACTGTGTAAAGATGCTCATCAACGGTATTACTCGCATCGTTACGGTGGACGATCGCCTGCCGGTGAACCCTCAGTCGAGGCGCTTCCTCTGCACGAGCAGCACGGATCCGAGCGAGCTGTGGGTGTCGATTATGGAAAAGGCTTTCGTCAaggtgtgcggcggcagctacAACTTCCCCGGCAGCGTCAGCTACGCCGACCTGTACAAGCTAAGCGGGTGGCTTCCAGACTCGACGGCGTTCGACAAGCCCGAGTTCGACCGCGAGTtccagtggcggcggctttATCAAAACTTCAAGGCAGGTGCTCTGCTCTTCACAGTCAGCACCCCTGTGAAGATGCCAGCAGCGGACGAAGCGCTCGGGCTCGCCGCAGGGCACGCGTATGCGGTGCTGGACATGCAGGAGGTGGGCAAGGAGCGCGtcatgctgctgcgcaatcCGTGGGGGAAGCAGGAGTGGAGCGGCAGGTACGGCCGCCGCGACACCAGCGAGGCAAGCgtcgccgtccgcgccgccTTTGATCTGAAACGCGAGGATGAGGACATGGGTGTCTTCTGCATCGCCTACGATGATgtggtgcgctgcttcgACACCTGCAGTCTGAGCTGGAACCCATACATGCTGTACCGCACCCCGGAGGGTCGGCCGTGCCGACCGGTGCGCATTGCGTGCCACGGCGCGTTCGACTACACCATCAgcacggcgctgtcgccgcagctgcacattGGTGTCGTTGACGCGCCGAAGCGGACACGCATGCACCTGATTTTATCTCGCCACATCACCGACGTCTCGGAGTTTGGCCGGCAGTACGAGAAGGACGACGACACGACACCGTACCTGGCCTTGAAGGTGTACGACGTGACCGACTACCCGTCTGTAGCGCAGCACCTTGGTGGCCATTGCTCGCTGGAGATGTgctactgccgccgcctcgcctcgAACTCGGACTTCAAGAATAGCATCGAGCCCCTCAACGACGTCATCTACCGCGCCTCGTCTGCGCGCACCTTCAGTTTCGACTGCCCTGCCGGCTCGAGCAAtctggtggtggtcgtgtcGCGGACTGCCTCAAAGGCGCGGCAGCCTTTCAACTTCACGGTGACCCTGCACACGGAGCTTGAGCagatgcggctgccgcggctgcagggCAACTACGGTAGCGGCGCCGAGGACAAGAACTCCCTCCTGGCAAGCGCCAACGCCAATGCCGGGAATCCGCACGGTGGAGTGTACATGCACATGATACCGACCTCCTCGCTCAAGTTCACGACGCGGCTGTCCGGCGAGTGGGTGAAGGGCAAGACTtgcggcggccgcaccgacgccgccacgtaTGTCTTCAACCCGCAGTACTGCCTGCATCTGGACCAGCCCTCGCACGTGTCGATGAGGCTGGCTGTGACAGGGTGCGAGGTGCCGTGCTCGATTCAGATGATCAAGCCGATGTCGTCCAACAAATAcgaggagagcggcggcagcggcggcaccaagCGCAAGATGACTGACTTCGACGGCCGCGTCGGTAACGGCGCTAAGGCGGGCGAGCTTGTCCTCGAGAGCGCCCGCTACGCCTTTGGTGGGGCCGTTCTCGATAGCGCGCTGCCGTTCTGCGTCTGCTACGACCGCTACCGCGCCCTCGGCAAGCTGCAGTGGagggaggcgaagaaggtgcTGGTGACCGTGACCTCCTCGAACCGGACGCCGGAGTCCTTCATCGTCTACGACCTCGGGGACACCGACACCGTGGCGGTGCTTCTCCTGAATGCCATCAAAAAGGGTTACGCTGCCTCCCCGCGTGACGCGCACTTTACCGTGAGCGGGAAGCCGATCACGCTGGAGACAACCATCGCATCGCTCTTCCAGCTCGCGTCCTCCCTCGCCGGCGAATCCCTCGCCTCTGGCGGGGATGGCGCTACAACCGCGAAGTCTGTCACAGTAGCCCTCGCCCTGGACGGCAAGGCGGCGTCGATCGAGTCTGCCTCGAGCCCACCAGTGAGGAAGCTGAAGGAGGTCATGAACGACATCGTGTCTGATGTGCTCAAGTGCTCGTCGCAGTTCAGCAGCTACGTGCCACGCTTGACGCATCTTGCCAGGCAGGCAAACAGTGCGCTGGACGGGGCCAGCGACGCGGACGTGCGAGCGTACATTCTCGAGCTCACCGCTTACCTTGCTGACTACGTGAAGCGGTGTGCCAGCGCGGTGCGGtcggcgcagacgccgcaggcgctgcttccgctgctTCCTGCCGGCGATTACACGGTCATTCCATCGTTGTGGGAGAAGGGCAGGCCGGGGAGCTTTGAGCTGACGGTGGAGACGTCACAGCCACACAAGGCGTGGGAGATTCCGAAGGAGGGGCACAACATGCAAGAGACGCTTGTGCGCGGTGCACTACATCCCGTCGCAGTTTGCCTGAGCACCTCACTGATGAAGCCAAGAGCAGTGCTCAGCATGAGGGATCCGTTCTTTGAGAACAGCAAGGTGCAGGTGCTGTGCCCCGCCCGCTCCGTCTTCATGAGTCGACTTTTTGTTCTCGTTGACATGGTGGATGCGGAGGCGAGGGGCCAGCCGGCCAAGGCCCCCGCCACGAACCTGAGCCTCTTCCGTGTGCACAACGCGTCATCGATGGAGCTGGTGTGTGCGTCAGACGAGTACTCCCACGGCGGCGTGTCAACCCCACCTGTagagctggaggcgaagacgCGGTATCTGCTCGTGGTGAGCGCGAAGGAGAGCGTGGCTGACAAGTTCCTCCTCCGCATCTAtaccagcggcagctgcaccgctcaGCTGGCGAACTGA